Sequence from the Thermococcus nautili genome:
GAGGCTGAGGGCGTTCTGGAAGATGACGAAGGACAAGATAGAGGCCTGCTCTACCTGCCCGTTCAAGTACATCTGCCACGACTGCAGGGCCCTTGAGTACCAGGCGACCGGCGAGATAGACGGCATGGAGTACTGCCCGATGCTCCTCTAAAACTCAAGGATTGACCGGTACCCGCTTCCGTCCTTCTTTACCATCCTCTGGAACGCGGTCTTCTTGTTGTTGTCGTTGAGCTCCTTGAAGGACTGCTCGAAGTACTCAACGAGGAGCTTCTCAACGTAGGCGCTGAATTCGAGCACCTTTCCGCCCATGTCCTCCCTTGACGAGAAGAACCACTCAAGGAGATAGCCCCTCCCTGGGAGGTAGCCAACTGAAATCTCGTAGTCCTTGAACTTGTCGAGAACTTCCTCTTTGAGCTCGCTCGCTATTCCAATCACGCCCCTGTCGTGGACGTTCATGTCGACCAGGGGGAAGAACCCGACGAGGAGTTTCTTCTCCTGAAGTCTGTTTATCATGTACCTTATCGTCGGTCTCGTCTTCCCGAGGCGCTCCGCTATCCTCTTCATTGGTGTTCTCGCGTCCCACTTCAGGATGTCCATGAGGATTGCGTAGTCGTAGCTCAGCTCCCAGTCGCCCCACTCCTT
This genomic interval carries:
- a CDS encoding Lrp/AsnC family transcriptional regulator, whose protein sequence is MGGVKEDEIEFLVELLSKYPLESLRKIASAEGLDYYRLKRIYDRYYGKYLVVSATYNIRLLGLKSFVGFLSVPADRLIEVALRMTKNPFIGYVNPAFGFKNGLSVIFYVPKDQVKDIDEMLAKYSDDFEYYEVWAYPPPKKPKEWGDWELSYDYAILMDILKWDARTPMKRIAERLGKTRPTIRYMINRLQEKKLLVGFFPLVDMNVHDRGVIGIASELKEEVLDKFKDYEISVGYLPGRGYLLEWFFSSREDMGGKVLEFSAYVEKLLVEYFEQSFKELNDNNKKTAFQRMVKKDGSGYRSILEF